From the genome of Chanos chanos chromosome 5, fChaCha1.1, whole genome shotgun sequence, one region includes:
- the nme2a gene encoding NME/NM23 nucleoside diphosphate kinase 2a produces the protein MAGNEERTFIAIKPDGVQRGLVGEIIKRFEQKGFKLVGMKLIHASEELLKQHYSDLKDRPFFSGLVSYMHSGPVVAMVWEGLNVVKTGRVMLGETNPAESKPGTIRGDFCVQVGRNIIHGSDSVDSANTEINLWFQPHELVTYTTCTHSWIY, from the exons ATGGCTGGGAACGAGGAACGAACCTTCATCGCCATCAAACCTGACGGCGTGCAGAGGGGACTTGTTGGAGAGATCATCAAACGCTTTGAGCAAAAAGGCTTTAAGCTAGTTGGCATGAAGTTAATTCAC GCATCCGAGGAGCTTCTAAAGCAACATTATAGTGACCTGAAGGATCGTCCGTTTTTTTCCGGCCTGGTCAGCTACATGCACTCCGGCCctgttgttgccatg GTGTGGGAGGGTCTGAACGTTGTTAAGACTGGGAGAGTAATGCTGGGTGAAACAAACCCGGCTGAATCGAAGCCGGGGACGATCCGTGGAGACTTCTGTGTCCAGGTTGGCAG GAACATCATCCACGGCAGTGATTCTGTCGACAGTGCCAACACAGAGATCAACCTGTGGTTTCAGCCTCACGAGCTTGTCACCTACACGACCTGCACACACAGCTGGATCTACTGA